aaatttaaaatcaaaagaGAGAGATTGCAAGATCTTTGTTGATGAAAGGctatttgatattttttaacCCTCGAACTAATAAATAATTGCAAATGAGTCCTACACGAGGAGACGCAACCAAGTTTCACTTTTGGAATACATACGTCTTTTCTTAGTGGGAGCAAGCAAAATGGTCATGTGATTCATGTGTGGACCCTAATACTGTTTTCGCTTTGATTAACTGAAACTTTACTGCTTTGATCGTCTAATAATATTCAAATTCTTTGCTTACCAGGTTGTCGTGTTCATATTTACTGGTTTCTTTTGTTGGTTTTCCATTTGATGATTTGGTGGCTATGGAACTCAACAGCTGGCAGGGTCAATGTCGCCAACAAATAAAAACAGTGAGCCGTAAAGAAATAATGACGCAGCACAAAATACATTGTAACccattgaagaacaaagttCTATGAAATCAATCAGAGTTGGGAGAAAACAGAaactttttattaaataatactTGAATGATGATTACAATACCAGCCATAAAGCATAAATATACTTAACTCGATTATTAGAACTATTTGGAGAGTCGTAGAGAATGTAAAAGAAGTAAATTGAACATAAAATGAAGTCTGATTTTTATTACAAACTTTAAAATGCAATTTTGGAAGTTTAAACGACCTCATATAGTTAAAATCAATTGTACATCTTAGCAAATCGGTGCGCTTGAACTGGAACATCGCGCTCTTTTGGGGATGGTATTATGCGTCCGAAACGGAGTTCGAACGCTAAATTTGTAAATGCTCACTGTGTCTTTTTGTCTTCCCTCGCTCCATTTCATCTTTATTCCACTCGACCATCTGTTCTACTGCATCAAATAAATTGTAAAAAGTATCCATAAACCCAAAGATCAATTTTGAGATTGTCAGACTTGGTAGATGATTATTTTAAACCTCACAAAAGTATGAACTTCTTCTATATTTTGATCTTATCAACGTCACATTGGTTTTATTAATGGGAGAAAATTATCTTATGTGGTAAACGTATACAACATCTATTTATGCATGAATAAACGACCACGTCACAAAAATATGAGATGGAAGCTTCTGTATGGCTAGTACAAACATTGTCCAAATCAAATAGTCACATCGAAGTTTCTTTCCTGGTATAAAGTTACCGTTTCATGGTGCTCAGTTCTAACTACTAGAAAAACATTTGCACTTTAGAAAAAAGAATTAGCATAGCTGTActtctttcatttattttgaggaaaactaatgaaaagggattgaaaactttgagttttaatgataaggacaaaataaaggataaagtgaatagtaacaagattgacttttttgtgtaaaaatgtggtttttcgttaaagtgaacagtaccgggtgcttttcattaaagttccattTATTTTGTTCGTAATCCAAATGATTAGACCCAAATCTCCTCCTTTCCAAACATAATCTGACATAATTAAAATACAATTAAGGTGAAATACAAAGAATCAAGGTGTTCCCCTCCACTATCAGATTCAGTGAATGGTATTAACAGTTtacgtttaattaattaattatattagtGGCAGGGACATTATGTTTAAACAGGTTTTAATCACTAGGCCttcattgaccaaaaaaaaaaaagaggtttgAGCTAGGGGAAAGGGATCATCTCAGGATCTTTTTCTCCTAATCTATCAATTTCGAGAATCTAGAttgttgaaatttaatccaataattacaaataagggctcactttaaaagttataataactttagcagttggatcaaatttcaataatctGAATTTCTGAACTTGATGAATTAGGAAAAAAATGATCATTCTTGAGTTAGGTGGTACTGAGTCCTGCGGGACCGGGCGGGCCCACTTGAATTTGAATCTAGAACATGCCCTTATGGGACCGGGCTGGCCCGGATCCAGGATTAGCTTTGGCTCTTCAGAAAAGGTAGAGCTAAAGACAAATGGCCATGTGATTTTTATGcattatttctttttcatttttctttatagTTGTTgaaattttataataatatataatcgTGTTCACATTACCTAGCCAGTCATTTTCTCTATTATTAAATTTtagaataatataaaattcttGTATATAGAAATCAAACTCACATAAATCGTCGTAAAATACATTACCACTCACAACCTTGATCATCTCCACGTATTTTCTTATTTatacaatttttaaaaaatgaatCAACTAATAGCTTTCTTACGTCAATTTACTTTTTTTAGGATCAAAGAAATTCACCAACGTTAACAATTAAACTCAAAACGTTCCGTTTAAAGTACTGGCTTAAATTCATGTTCAACGATTGAAGTTGAACCTGTGGTGGTTCGTTATGTATGATTTATGTTGAAGGACTTTTCCTGGTCAAGCCGTTGTGAAGAATGAAGGGATAAGCTATTTGATTTATGAATTCAAGGAGCAGAGGGAATAAACGATTTGTAAAATATGAAACTGACAAAGCAAAGCCAGTGAAAATGTGAGGTGTGAACACGACCAAGAAGGTCAAGATTGTCTTTATCggaccaaaaaaataaagaaaatacagtcaaattaaaatattaatttccccaaaataaaaaaaaacaaaaaacactgATGTCCTTGGCGCTATATAAACCCAAGCAAGAGAACCCAAATCACAAAACAAACTCACAGCTCAAAAGCTTCAAGCTTTCAAGATCCAAACGTccatttcttctctctttcgTAGTAGAAAGACTGATTTCagcatcgagaagagctttcGAAGTGTAGAATATTCGATTATTAAGATAATCAGAAGGGAAAGAAGAGATGGAGGGTTCAAGGAGTGCTATGATCAACGGGGGGAGTTTCTCTGGCCGTCTGATCCCCAAGAGGGGTCAGGTGAAGGTGGCTATTGTGGGGGTTCTGCGTCACTCTCTCTCATCCATTTTCTCTGCCAGCAGCCGCCGTGGCGGCGGCCGCTGTGAATCCGGCGATGCTCATCACTTCTCTTAAGTGGTCAGATCAGATCATGTGATGGTCAATCAACCAGTCCAGATTTTTGGTGGAAGAGTTGTACTTTTTAGATGAATGTGTGACAGGGAAGGGTAAAGGTTTTTTTAGCTCTTTTCTTGCAACAAAAGGCTGTAAAATTTTTGTAGTTTAAACATTATGATGAGTGGAATATGTTTTAATActcttggtttttttattttttattttatcatttttcaatCCGGCCGTTACAATATGAGCATCCAACTCAAAACTAATCGACGATGAATACAAAAATGCTCGAGATCTTTTTAAGTATCAATGCTACAAAGTGGACGCGAGATACTCTGAACATCGACAATATTTTGCAACAAAAGATTGAGAGATCGAGTTTAACCTGAACCAAATATTTCACCCAATTCAACAAATTGAGGGATCAAGGTCTCAAGCCTCTTAACATATGTATTTCGAATAGGCGAAACGAGGAGCGTGAAAATCACTAGCCTATAACATATGGCAATGTGTGTGGTGTGACTTGTAGCATCAACCTATATTCTTGAGTTATCTCTGCCAAATACAAGAGTAGTGGCCCAGTTCACTGCAACATAGAACCTGTTCCTCCAGCTGACAACACGCGTCAGATAAGCGGAGCGCCAAATTAACCAGCTGAGAAATCCGGCAAGGGATATGCCCTTTGCATCCTGCAAAAATTTAATCAACAGGTTAAGGAAAATGCTTGGTAGAAAAGCACTTTGAAAGTGCTCGGCGGAAAAGCACATTGCCCTTCAGCATAAAGGCAAAGAAAATCTACCTTAGACTGGCGCAGATCAACCAAAGCCTTATAGCCTCCAACTGTTGCCATGCTTCCTAGGTGCTTGTACACAAATTGCTCCCCGAGAGGAATGTCTTTCGCGCTGAAGGCCTTCCCGGCATCCTGCTTCCCAATCCTGTTAAACAGCTCCACCAGatactttccttccctttctgCCACCTATTTGAAACGAAGGGAACTTGGTTAGTTCTAAGGTGGCTTCACATTTGCTCATTTGCTCTTTCTGCGTCGATCTATCAGCAAGTTCAAAAGTCCGAATTCGGTTGAAAGATTTTACTATAAATTGTCACTTATATATAAGGAATGTGTAGGAAATATGACAGGCTTGAACAGCAATGTGTAATTTCTGGAGCAAACTAAAAGTTAACCTGAGCTAAAGCCGGAAGGACTGGCCTCCCCGTCTCCTCGAGAAAACCGGCACAATCTCCCAGTGCAAACACATCTTCCACTGAAGGAACCCGCATCCACCCATCGACACCAATCCTGTGTCACTcaagaaaatattattttagaTCCTTGCTCCATTGAACATAAAAAAGAAACCAACCGAAAAAATGAGCAAAGAAATGCTGGTGGATATACCTTCCGCCTGGGGACTTTGGAAGATCGAGTTTTTTCACAAACTCTGAGGGACCAACGCCGGTAGACCAGACCAAAAGGCCATATGGAACATCAGTGCCATCGTTGAGAACTATCTTCTTCGGATGCACTTCTTTCACAACGCCTCGCATAAGGCGAACGCCAACCTGGTGAAAAGGTCCACATTTCAAATCCATCCCAAGAATTAACAAGAAGTAGCCTTCAGTATTAGAAGGCAGACCAAACTTACCTTGGTCAAGTGATTTGTTGCGTATTGCCTTAACCCAACATCGAACGATGACAAAATCTCATTCGcctgtcacaaaaaaaaagaagagaaaaagatcATTGGTTTCATAATTTATCTCCGCAAGAAGCCAATCCATAAATATATGTGAGAATTACAAATAAGTACCTCAATGAGAGTGACTTTGATGTAATCCTTAACGTGACTAAACCGTTCTTGTACATCTTTCATGATGAAATCGCTCAATTCGCCACTGAACTCCACCCCTGTAGGGCCACCTCCAATAACAACACAATGCAGGACGCGTTTCCTTTCTTCCTCCGATATGCCTGCGAAGTAAAATGCATAAGATGTTAGAGGTAGGAACACTGATTCTTGGCAATTGTCCTCACTCAAGTCCTCGAATATCTGTATACTCTGAGACGCATATAACACTCACCTGGATGTTCCGAAAGCATGAGGTTCAAGAGAAGCTTCTTCCTAATCTCTTGGGCATGATTCACCTCGCGGAGGAAAAATGCATGTTCCTTCACACCCTTGATGCCAAACGTCAGGGGTTCAGCTCCGGCAGCTATGATGAGTTTGTCATACGCTACTTTGAACCTGTAAGGTTCATGAGATAAACCGCCATTGCTAATTGTCTCACAGTAAACCTAGCAGAAAGGAGAAGATTAACCTTTCTACTGATATGACTTAACAATGCTGCACTAGTCAGTGTGCCATATGTTACGATAACTGAACTATACAAATATTTTCCAAATTCGAACGAATCCAGTTGATAACTATTAATTCACTCACCTCATGTTTGTCAGTGTCAAGGCCGACGCAGGAAGCCATGTAAAAGTATGAACTGGGACTCGCTGCCAATGCAGATTGTATACGACTAACAGGTTCAGCTACCGAGCGAAATTCCAGGGTACCAACGCAAGttgaagcaagcaaaggagTGAAGACCATGTGATTTCTCGGCGATATGCAAACAACATCATAAACCTTGGTGTCTAGTCCTTTGAGGAATCGACATGCAGCCCAGCCAGTACCAAGGACCACCACTCTTGGCTTTTCACTCGGCCTGGTTGCTTCTAGTCCCGGATACTTGGGGTCATTACACTCCGAATCGGACTCCTCAACAATCCTTTCCGCAGAAGGGAATTGATAATTCGGGGTTATGCTTATTCCCCTGCTCCAGAAACTATTGTGATTCACCTTTGAAATGCTGGAGAGATACGAAAGATTGTTGTTTCTCTTCTCCCTTTCGAGTGAAGGTACGGAGCAATATTTGCGTGTGGATGCTCGCTCACACAACATATCCTTCTCAGTTGTGCGCGAAGATGCTCCTGATGGCGACCTTCTGAATCCATGTCGAGCAGTCCTAGAAATCCTTTCGAATGCCATGTTCAGATTGAGTACTTCCCCCCAAAGCACGAGTGGCAAGTACTCTTTGACCCTCCTAAAGGATACCAAAATGGTGCGTGCTCAACCTGTTGGAATTGAACCAATGGAAGTGAGCTACGAAAATCGTTACCACTATATAACAATTGAAGGCAGAAATATTTATAGGTAAGCTGAACTGTCGCTCCAAACAGATGATGAGGTGAAGACAACAGGCAGGACAATTAGAGCACCACTCCAAACAGATTATTAGCATTTGACAGCAACTCGTGTCGAAAATACTACTTGGCTCGAAAACATAAACCAGTTGTATTTAGCCACAAGCTGATGGGGGAAACAAAGAGAAAGGCTCTTGTAAATTCAGGAGGAGTGAAAGATCATAAAAAGCAGTAGTATAATTCTATGCATTGCGTATAGACATTAACATTTAATTAGCACACAAAACACAgatcacacacacaaacacacccGCGCTTGATCGCTTGTATCAAACATTAAAAAAGAACCCGGATGAATCCATACAGCCAGAttcatgaaattttaaaaaattcaatcatttggctaaaaaaattgtaTGGCATCAAAGCAACAAAGCTATATAAACATCCCTGCCAAAGATCAACACCAAAGGCACAAAAAAAAACACGACCCGAAAGCGAAAAAATACAGACTTTCAAATccagaaatcaaactcaaatctAACAGCAACCCATCGGCATCGTGA
This genomic interval from Malus domestica chromosome 05, GDT2T_hap1 contains the following:
- the LOC103419668 gene encoding internal alternative NAD(P)H-ubiquinone oxidoreductase A1, mitochondrial-like, with translation MAFERISRTARHGFRRSPSGASSRTTEKDMLCERASTRKYCSVPSLEREKRNNNLSYLSSISKVNHNSFWSRGISITPNYQFPSAERIVEESDSECNDPKYPGLEATRPSEKPRVVVLGTGWAACRFLKGLDTKVYDVVCISPRNHMVFTPLLASTCVGTLEFRSVAEPVSRIQSALAASPSSYFYMASCVGLDTDKHEVYCETISNGGLSHEPYRFKVAYDKLIIAAGAEPLTFGIKGVKEHAFFLREVNHAQEIRKKLLLNLMLSEHPGISEEERKRVLHCVVIGGGPTGVEFSGELSDFIMKDVQERFSHVKDYIKVTLIEANEILSSFDVGLRQYATNHLTKVGVRLMRGVVKEVHPKKIVLNDGTDVPYGLLVWSTGVGPSEFVKKLDLPKSPGGRIGVDGWMRVPSVEDVFALGDCAGFLEETGRPVLPALAQVAEREGKYLVELFNRIGKQDAGKAFSAKDIPLGEQFVYKHLGSMATVGGYKALVDLRQSKDAKGISLAGFLSWLIWRSAYLTRVVSWRNRFYVAVNWATTLVFGRDNSRI